The Campylobacter sp. CNRCH_2014_0184h DNA window GCTTTTTCTTCTTCTTTTAAGGTTTCTATTTTATTAGCTAAAATATTTAAATTTTCAATCTTTTGATTAAAATCTTTAATAGTAATCTTATAAGCTTGCGGTACAGCTCTTTTTGCACTTATTAATTCTTTTGCCTTTTGCTGTAAAATTCTCACAGAATCTTTACTCACATGGATAGTATGCTTGGTTTCTTCAATTTCTTTGACTAAATTTTCTTGTTCTTTTTTTAACTCTTCAATATGCAAAAGTATCTCTTCTCCACTTTTTTCTTTATCAAAAGCTTTGAGATCTTGAATTACAAGTTTATTGCCACTTCCTTGAACTTTTTCAACATGAATCAAGCTTTTAGCAATACACAAACAATTACCACCAAGCTCTTGTATGTAAATTTCATCCGCAATAATCTCCCCACCCACAGCCTTTTTAATATTTACTTTTTTAGCCTTGATAGAACCATTTTCTAAAGTTTCAGCAAAAACTTCCTCGGCCTCACAATATCCTCTTAAGATATTAACCTCAACCTTTTGCCCTATAATAGTGCTTTTATGATGCATATTACCTTTAAGAATTACTTTTTTACCTCTTAAAACAGAATCTTGAGCCATATTACCAGTAACTTCTAATTCTTGAGCTTCAACAGTAATCCTAGGACCTATTGCATCTTCTAAACTATTTGTATTTTTAATCACAATGATAACTTGTTTATCAAAACCCGCCCAAATAGAACCCGTACTTTTAAAATCAACCTTATTAAATTCTAAATAATTTTCTATCTCATAAATAGATTTTTTTTGGATAATAAAGCCATCTTTTTTGGCAATATATTTTATGCTTTCATCATCTTCTTTAACTTCAAAATTATCCGAACAAACAACTTTTTCTTTATTTGTTTTTGGCGGAAGTGCTTTTAAAATTTTAAATCTTAAATCCTTGCCATCGCTACCCTCTTTTGGTTTAATCCTCTCAATAGCCACCTCATCTTTTCCTATGGGTGCTACATAGTTTCTATTCATCACATCATTGTGCTTTTTTAGATTTTCTAGGTAGTGATATTGAATTTCTTCATTTGTAGGCTCTTGAGGATTAACTCCCTTGCATACTTCAAATTCAACTTCAAAATCAAATTTTTGCTTTTCTTTGACTTTGGTATTAAAATCAATAATTTGCTTTTTGAAATCAAAAATTCTAAATCCGAGCAAATATTTTTCTTTTATCATCGCTTTGTAAATAGCTTCTAAAAGTTCTAGTGCCAATTTATCATGAAAAGCAATAATTTCACTGGCTTTAACACTAGCTTTTAATAAAGTACAAATTTCGTTGGTATATAAACTAATCTCAAAAGCTGGTGAGTGTGCAAATTTTTTAAAATAAATTTCTATTTTATACTCTTGCTCTATACTTAAATCATGAATTAAAAATTTTTCATCTTCTTCAAAAATTTTTAATTCTTTTTCATTAACTTTTATCCATTCTTGATTATCATAAGTATAAGAAGTACTAAAACTTAATAATCTAAAATCAAGTTCATCAACTTCGCATTTATTTTCAGAAGCAAATATCAAAAGCTCTTTATAAGGGTCTTTAGTATATAAAATTTTCTTCTCTTCCATAGCTTAAGCTTCCTTATTGTGTATAAAATTTTGATTTTAGCAAAAATAAAATCAAAATTTAGTTAAAATTATTGCTACTAAAAAATTTTATAATACTCAAACTAATATTTAAAGAATGAAAATTAATGAGAAAAAATATTATTTTTAAAAATTTTATCATCAATGCCTTAGGAATTTTATTTTCTAGGATTATGGGTGTTTTAAGAGATATTGTTTTAGCTTTATATTTAGGTGCTGGAATTTATAGCGATATTTTCTTTGTGGCTTTAAAAATGCCTGCTTTTTTTAGAAGAATTTTTGCAGAAGGGGCATTTGGACAAGCTTTTTTACCAAGTTTTTTAAAAGCAAGTAAAAAAGGTGCTTTTTGTATAAATGTCTTATTACAATTTAGTATTATTGTTTTTTTAACCTGTGTTTTAGTGAGTTTTTTTGCTGAATTTTTTACAAAGATTTTTGCCTTTGGTTTTAACAAAGAAACGATCATTCTAGCTGCGCCTTTAGTTTCTATTAATTTTTGGTATTTGTTTTTTATCTTTTTAGTAACTTTTTTAGGTTCTTTATTAAACTATAAACAAAATTTTTTCATCACTTCTTTTTCTGCTTCATTTTTTAATCTTTTTGTTGTGATTGCCGGATTTTTTGTCACTCAAGATGAACCTTTAGAGGCTTTGTATTATTTTTCATATGCGACTGTTTTAAGTGGTCTAGCTCAACTTATATGGCATATTTTTGCTTTAAAAAACACTAGAATTTTAAAAAGTATGTATTTAAGCATAAAACTTAAAAAAACAAAGACTAATTTAGATAAGTTCCACTCTACATTTACTCATGGACTTTTAGGCTCTTCGGCAAATCAAATTAGTTCATTATTAGATACTACTATAGCTAGTTTTTTAATGGCTGGAAGTATTTCGTATTTGTATTATTCTAACAGAGTTTTTCAGCTTCCTTTAGCTCTTTTTGCAATCGCTCTAAGTCAAGTAAGTTTTCCCAAAATACTAAGACATTTAAAAGCAAATGAAGAACAAAAAGCCTTGGCTTTTATGCAAAAAGCTTTTGAGTATTTAAGCGTGCTTTTGATTTTAGCTAGTATAGTTGGGATTATCTTAGCTAAAGAAATTGTGGAGTTTTTGTTTCAAAGAGGAAATTTTAATCAAGAAGATACAAAAATCACTGCATTTTTATTACAAGCTTATCTTTTGGGGCTTTTGCCTTTTGGCTTGCAAAAACTTTTTTCTTTATGGCTTTATGCTAAATTTAAACAAAAAATAGCCGCTATAATAGCCTTTAAAACACTTTTTATATCAGCATTTTTTAGTATAGTGATTATTTTACTTATTAAAGAAGAAGCTTATAAGAGCTTAGGTATTGCACTAGCTTCATCTATTAGTGCTTTTTATTTATTATATGCTAATATAAAAGAATTTGGCTTTAGAAATCTTTGGGGTATTTTTAGGGTTAAATTTTGGCTTATAAGTATAGTATTTTTAAGTTTATTTGCTCTAGGCTTATTTGAAATTAAAGATATTTTAATACAATTTTTAATTGAAATTTATCATTTTTTTTAAAGGTTTGTTTTGATGGTTTTTTTTGATAGTGTTTTAAAGAAAAAATGCGAATTTATCCCACATGAGACAAAAAAAGCAAACATTTATCTATGCGGGCCTACTGTATATGATGATGCACATTTAGGGCATGCAAGAAGTAGTGTATGTTTTGATTTTTTAAGAAGAGTTTTGCTAGCAAATGATTATGAAGTAGTTTTTGCTAGAAATTACACTGATATTGATGATAAAATCTTAAAAAAAATGCAAGAAAGTGGCAAAAGTTTAGAAGAAATTACAAATTTTTATATTAAAAGATATGAAGAGGATATGCAAGCACTTAATATCTTAGAACCTGATTTTAAACCAAAGGCTACAGCTTATATTGAGCAAATGATTATATATATAGAAAAACTTTTAGAATTAAACCTAGCTTATAAACTTGAAGATGGGATTTATTTTGATACTAGTAAAGATGATAAATACTTTTATATCTCTAAAAGAAATTTAGAAGATAATCAATCACGCCTAGAAGAAAGCGTGGCTAAAAAAAATGATAGCGATTTTGTTTTATGGAAATTTGATGAAAAATTTTATCCTGCAAGTTTTGGCAAAGGAAGACCAGGTTGGCACACAGAATGTGTTGTGATGATAGAGAGTATTTTTAAAGATAAACTTGACATTCATGCAGGGGGCATAGACTTACTTTTTCCTCATCATGAAAATGAAGCTTGCCAGTGTCGTTGTAAAAACAATCATGAATTAGCTAATTTTTGGCTACACAATGGCTTTGTACAAATTAATGGTGAAAAAATGAGCAAAAGCTTGGGAAATAGCTTTTTTCTAAAAGATTCTTTAAAACTTTTTAGTGGAGAAGTTTTGAGATTTTATCTTTTAAGTGTGCATTATAGAGCGCATTTTAACTATGCTTTAGAAGACTTACAAGCTGCTAAAAAAAGACTTGATAAATTTTACCGCTTAAAAAAACGCTTAAATTTAAATGCTTTTATAGATGAAAAAACTACCATAGAAAGTGAAGTAGCTAAAAATATCTTAGAAGTTTTAAATGATGATTTAAATGCCTCTAAAGCCTTAGCTTTACTTGATGAGTTTATCAATGAAAGTAATATTTACTTAGATCAAAACCCAAAAGATAAAACTTATAAAATACAAGTAGAAAAAACCTTGAAAGAACTTGCTTTTATTTTTGGTATAGGCTTCATAGATACCATAAAATATTTTCAATTTGGCATTAGTGAAGAAAAATGTCAAGAAATAGAAGAAAAAATTGCTCTACGCAACAAAGCAAAGCAAGAAAAAAACTATGCCTTAGCAGATCAAATTCGTGATGATTTAGCTAAGGAGAATATTCTTTTAATGGATACACCAAATGGTGTGGTATGGGAGAAAAATGGATAAAAATTACAAAGAAATGAAGCTTAAAGAGGTTTTTACTCGCTTTAAGCCTTATTATAAAGATTATTGGTTTTATTTTGTTTTAGCTATCATTGGCATGCTTTTAACTAGTGGTGGAACAGCTGCTAGCGCATACATCATAGAGCCTATTTTAAATAAAATTTTTATAGAAAAAAATGCTCAATTGCTTTATTACATGCCTTTGCTTGTTGTTTTAATTTATGCTTTAAAAAATCTTGGTGCTTATATGCAAGTTTATTATATATCTTATGTTGGGACAGATATTTTAAGAAGATTAAGAGAATTAGTTCTTGGCAATCTTTTGCGCTTAGATATGAGTTTTTTTCATAAATACAGAAGTGGCGAATTAATCAGTCGGTGTACTTCTGATATTGGAGCTTTGCAAAATATAGTTTCTACTATCATACCTGAAATTTTAAGAGAAAGTTTAACTGCCATTGGACTTTTAAGCGTAGTGATTTATCAAAGCCCAAAACTTGCTTTTTTTGCTTTAGTTATTTTACCTTTAGCAATTTATCCTCTTGCTATTTTTGCTAAAAAAATCAAAAAAATAGGACGCAATACCCAAGAAAAAAATTCTGATCTTACTTCAAGATTAAGTGAAATCTTTTCCAATATAGAACTTATTAAAGCTTCCAATGCAGGCAAAAATGAAATGCAAAAATTCAGCCAAACTAATAGCGAAGTTTGTAAACTTTCCTTAAAGGGCATTAGAATCGAAGCTTTGAGTAGCCCTTTAATGGAATCTATGGGTTCAATTGGCTTTGCAATAGTAATTATAATAGGTGGTAAAGAAGTAATCGATGGAAGTTTAAGTATAGGTTCTTTTTTTAGTTTTACTACAGCTTTATTTATGGCTTATACTCCTATTAAAAGACTTTCTTCACTTTATACAAGATTACAAAATGCAGTAGCAGCTAGCGAGAGAACTTTTTATTTAACTGATTTAGAACCACAAATTAAAGGTGGTGAAGAAAAACTTACAGAAAATATCCAAAATATCCATTTTAAAAATGTCTCTTTAAGCTATCAAAAAGATAAAATGGTATTAAAAGATGTAAATTTTTCTTTTGATAAAGGAGAAATTCTAGCCTTAGTTGGATCAAGCGGTGGAGGAAAATCTTCTATTATTAATCTTTTAATGTATTTTTTTGAAAAAGATAGCGGTGAGATTTTAATCAATCAAAAAGACATTAGCTCTTTTGATATTATTAGTTTAAGAGAAAATATTTCTTTGGTAACTCAAAATATTTATATATTTAATGACACCATAGCTCAAAATATTGCTTATGCTAAAGAATATAACGAAACACGCGTGATAGAAGTTTTAAAACAAGCTAATGCTTATGATTTTGTTCAAGAACTTGGTGGTATACATACTGAATTAAAAGAACATGGAAAAAATCTCTCAGGTGGACAAAAACAACGCATTGCTATAGCAAGGGCTTTATATAAAAATCCTCAAATTTTAATTTTTGATGAAGCAACCTCAGCACTTGACAATGAAAGCGAAAAAGCCATAGTAAGAACTATAGAAAGCTTAAAAAAAGATCGTTTGATACTCATCATCGCTCATAGACTTAGCACTATAGAAAATGCCGATAAAATCGCTGTACTTGATAAAGGAAAAATAGCTTCTATAGGAAATGATGCTTATTTAATGCAACATTGTGAAATTTATCAAAAATTAAAACAAAAAG harbors:
- a CDS encoding FapA family protein; translated protein: MEEKKILYTKDPYKELLIFASENKCEVDELDFRLLSFSTSYTYDNQEWIKVNEKELKIFEEDEKFLIHDLSIEQEYKIEIYFKKFAHSPAFEISLYTNEICTLLKASVKASEIIAFHDKLALELLEAIYKAMIKEKYLLGFRIFDFKKQIIDFNTKVKEKQKFDFEVEFEVCKGVNPQEPTNEEIQYHYLENLKKHNDVMNRNYVAPIGKDEVAIERIKPKEGSDGKDLRFKILKALPPKTNKEKVVCSDNFEVKEDDESIKYIAKKDGFIIQKKSIYEIENYLEFNKVDFKSTGSIWAGFDKQVIIVIKNTNSLEDAIGPRITVEAQELEVTGNMAQDSVLRGKKVILKGNMHHKSTIIGQKVEVNILRGYCEAEEVFAETLENGSIKAKKVNIKKAVGGEIIADEIYIQELGGNCLCIAKSLIHVEKVQGSGNKLVIQDLKAFDKEKSGEEILLHIEELKKEQENLVKEIEETKHTIHVSKDSVRILQQKAKELISAKRAVPQAYKITIKDFNQKIENLNILANKIETLKEEEKANMEKLKKIQDELLKSKIINKSGKWMDLNEVKFVLLNPRKELSYHPHSEEKIQCFELEKIDTENGMSVYEIRSISNYKE
- the murJ gene encoding murein biosynthesis integral membrane protein MurJ gives rise to the protein MRKNIIFKNFIINALGILFSRIMGVLRDIVLALYLGAGIYSDIFFVALKMPAFFRRIFAEGAFGQAFLPSFLKASKKGAFCINVLLQFSIIVFLTCVLVSFFAEFFTKIFAFGFNKETIILAAPLVSINFWYLFFIFLVTFLGSLLNYKQNFFITSFSASFFNLFVVIAGFFVTQDEPLEALYYFSYATVLSGLAQLIWHIFALKNTRILKSMYLSIKLKKTKTNLDKFHSTFTHGLLGSSANQISSLLDTTIASFLMAGSISYLYYSNRVFQLPLALFAIALSQVSFPKILRHLKANEEQKALAFMQKAFEYLSVLLILASIVGIILAKEIVEFLFQRGNFNQEDTKITAFLLQAYLLGLLPFGLQKLFSLWLYAKFKQKIAAIIAFKTLFISAFFSIVIILLIKEEAYKSLGIALASSISAFYLLYANIKEFGFRNLWGIFRVKFWLISIVFLSLFALGLFEIKDILIQFLIEIYHFF
- the cysS gene encoding cysteine--tRNA ligase yields the protein MVFFDSVLKKKCEFIPHETKKANIYLCGPTVYDDAHLGHARSSVCFDFLRRVLLANDYEVVFARNYTDIDDKILKKMQESGKSLEEITNFYIKRYEEDMQALNILEPDFKPKATAYIEQMIIYIEKLLELNLAYKLEDGIYFDTSKDDKYFYISKRNLEDNQSRLEESVAKKNDSDFVLWKFDEKFYPASFGKGRPGWHTECVVMIESIFKDKLDIHAGGIDLLFPHHENEACQCRCKNNHELANFWLHNGFVQINGEKMSKSLGNSFFLKDSLKLFSGEVLRFYLLSVHYRAHFNYALEDLQAAKKRLDKFYRLKKRLNLNAFIDEKTTIESEVAKNILEVLNDDLNASKALALLDEFINESNIYLDQNPKDKTYKIQVEKTLKELAFIFGIGFIDTIKYFQFGISEEKCQEIEEKIALRNKAKQEKNYALADQIRDDLAKENILLMDTPNGVVWEKNG
- a CDS encoding ABC transporter ATP-binding protein, whose protein sequence is MDKNYKEMKLKEVFTRFKPYYKDYWFYFVLAIIGMLLTSGGTAASAYIIEPILNKIFIEKNAQLLYYMPLLVVLIYALKNLGAYMQVYYISYVGTDILRRLRELVLGNLLRLDMSFFHKYRSGELISRCTSDIGALQNIVSTIIPEILRESLTAIGLLSVVIYQSPKLAFFALVILPLAIYPLAIFAKKIKKIGRNTQEKNSDLTSRLSEIFSNIELIKASNAGKNEMQKFSQTNSEVCKLSLKGIRIEALSSPLMESMGSIGFAIVIIIGGKEVIDGSLSIGSFFSFTTALFMAYTPIKRLSSLYTRLQNAVAASERTFYLTDLEPQIKGGEEKLTENIQNIHFKNVSLSYQKDKMVLKDVNFSFDKGEILALVGSSGGGKSSIINLLMYFFEKDSGEILINQKDISSFDIISLRENISLVTQNIYIFNDTIAQNIAYAKEYNETRVIEVLKQANAYDFVQELGGIHTELKEHGKNLSGGQKQRIAIARALYKNPQILIFDEATSALDNESEKAIVRTIESLKKDRLILIIAHRLSTIENADKIAVLDKGKIASIGNDAYLMQHCEIYQKLKQKAQKTDKVKENEN